The Verrucomicrobium spinosum DSM 4136 = JCM 18804 genome includes a region encoding these proteins:
- a CDS encoding peroxiredoxin family protein, with product MRFLLLALAAALPAAAADPLPGHSFHGEAFDDGPRQAAVLMEGCGKVKFPVTTKNELAQKFFTQGIGQIHGFWYYEAERSFRQAADLDPDCAMAYWGCAMANVNNEKRAAEFIKKAGAKKAAASARERAWITLLEDFYKDPKKDKKQRQLDFIKGIEDIIHENPDDLEAKAFLAWAIWEGKGDGVTMVSRESVDAILSQVFAKEPMHPAHHYRIHLWDDSKPARAVEAATLCGQSAPAIAHMWHMPGHTFSKVNRLPDAAWQQEAATRVDHAYMIQTQVLPDQIHNYAHNTEWLVRTYNQLGRAHDAAALARNLIEIPRHPEYNTTDNKNKSAAYGRTRLLDTLLTYELWDELLELDGSPYLDITPNPSMEAARIRAQGVAAYFKGDRAAVASRLDQLEKLPAAKKEPPASADSSKVKPVAKTTEPSPVPAPTPSSAPAKVEEITQPEASDKPAENKPSGAKAPGEKPARGGKGDSAVSNAKAELSALIAILDKQPLAELQKKLAALKDTPKERLIRYHLAVGDKEKAVAAAQQLPMDAPNLALRVDALMLAGKPDEAKKHFETLRVTAGSLDTNVPISQRIDAIAKEFGAPLPWRRPEAPRTDSGKRPAMESLGPVHWTPFSAAPFTLPDESNHPVSLSDFSGKPVVVLFYLSRHCTHCMEQLKAFSTAADDFKKAGLEIVAIGSEEAMDLTATADTCRPGDATKQNAIHLLADPEQLVFRKWRCYDDFEGMPLHGAFLVDGAGQIRWLDVGPDPFTNTKFLIEESKRLLKFQKQ from the coding sequence ATGCGCTTTCTTCTGCTCGCACTGGCTGCGGCCCTTCCCGCCGCAGCCGCCGATCCTTTGCCGGGTCACTCCTTTCACGGGGAGGCCTTCGACGATGGTCCGCGCCAGGCCGCAGTGCTGATGGAGGGCTGCGGAAAGGTCAAATTCCCGGTCACCACCAAGAACGAGCTCGCTCAGAAATTCTTCACCCAGGGGATCGGCCAGATCCACGGCTTCTGGTACTATGAAGCGGAGCGCTCCTTCCGGCAGGCAGCCGATCTCGATCCCGATTGCGCAATGGCCTACTGGGGCTGTGCCATGGCCAATGTGAATAACGAAAAACGCGCGGCCGAGTTCATCAAAAAGGCCGGGGCCAAGAAGGCTGCCGCCTCCGCCAGAGAGAGGGCATGGATCACCCTCCTGGAGGACTTCTACAAGGACCCAAAGAAGGACAAGAAGCAGCGCCAGCTCGATTTCATCAAGGGCATTGAGGACATCATCCACGAGAACCCTGATGATCTTGAAGCAAAGGCCTTCCTCGCCTGGGCGATCTGGGAAGGCAAGGGCGACGGCGTCACCATGGTGAGCCGGGAGTCGGTGGACGCGATCCTCTCCCAGGTCTTTGCCAAGGAGCCCATGCATCCCGCGCACCACTATCGCATCCACCTCTGGGATGACAGCAAGCCCGCCCGCGCCGTCGAGGCCGCCACGCTCTGCGGCCAGAGCGCGCCCGCCATCGCCCACATGTGGCACATGCCCGGCCACACCTTCAGCAAGGTGAACCGCCTGCCCGATGCCGCCTGGCAGCAGGAGGCCGCCACCCGCGTGGATCACGCCTACATGATCCAGACCCAAGTGCTGCCGGACCAGATTCACAACTACGCCCACAACACCGAGTGGCTGGTTCGCACCTATAACCAGCTCGGCCGCGCCCACGACGCCGCCGCCCTCGCCCGCAATCTCATCGAGATCCCCCGGCACCCGGAGTACAACACGACGGACAACAAGAACAAGAGCGCCGCTTACGGCCGGACCCGCCTGCTGGACACCCTCCTCACCTATGAGCTGTGGGATGAGCTCCTCGAACTCGACGGCTCCCCTTACCTCGATATCACGCCCAATCCCAGCATGGAGGCCGCCCGCATCCGAGCCCAGGGCGTGGCTGCCTACTTCAAGGGAGATCGCGCCGCAGTTGCCTCCCGCCTTGATCAGCTGGAGAAGCTGCCTGCCGCGAAAAAGGAGCCCCCAGCCTCCGCAGACTCCAGCAAAGTCAAACCTGTGGCCAAAACCACCGAACCGTCCCCAGTGCCAGCACCTACACCATCTTCCGCCCCCGCCAAGGTCGAGGAAATCACCCAACCGGAGGCTTCTGACAAGCCTGCTGAAAACAAGCCCTCCGGGGCAAAAGCACCCGGCGAAAAGCCAGCCCGAGGCGGCAAGGGAGACTCCGCCGTGAGCAATGCCAAAGCCGAGCTCAGCGCCCTGATCGCCATCCTGGACAAGCAACCCCTTGCGGAACTTCAGAAGAAGCTGGCCGCGCTGAAGGACACTCCCAAGGAGCGCTTGATTCGCTACCATCTGGCCGTAGGCGACAAGGAGAAGGCCGTGGCCGCCGCCCAGCAACTGCCCATGGACGCCCCCAACCTGGCCCTCCGGGTGGATGCGCTGATGCTGGCGGGCAAGCCAGATGAAGCCAAGAAGCACTTCGAAACCCTGCGCGTCACCGCAGGCAGTCTCGACACCAACGTGCCGATCAGCCAACGCATCGATGCGATTGCCAAAGAGTTTGGCGCCCCCCTGCCCTGGCGTCGCCCGGAAGCACCGCGCACCGATTCCGGTAAGCGCCCCGCCATGGAATCCCTGGGCCCTGTTCACTGGACCCCCTTCTCCGCCGCCCCCTTCACTCTGCCGGATGAGTCCAACCATCCCGTTTCGCTCTCCGACTTCTCCGGCAAGCCCGTGGTCGTCTTGTTCTACCTAAGCCGCCACTGCACTCATTGCATGGAGCAGCTCAAAGCCTTCTCCACCGCCGCAGACGACTTCAAGAAAGCCGGCCTGGAGATCGTGGCCATTGGCAGCGAGGAAGCCATGGACCTCACCGCCACCGCCGACACCTGCCGCCCGGGTGATGCCACCAAGCAGAACGCCATCCATCTCCTGGCCGACCCGGAGCAGTTGGTCTTCCGCAAATGGCGCTGCTACGACGACTTCGAGGGCATGCCCCTCCACGGAGCCTTCCTCGTGGATGGAGCCGGTCAGATCCGCTGGCTGGATGTCGGTCCAGATCCCTTCACGAACACCAAGTTCCTGATCGAGGAGTCCAAGCGTCTGTTGAAGTTCCAGAAGCAGTGA